The proteins below are encoded in one region of Cytophagales bacterium:
- the dxs gene encoding 1-deoxy-D-xylulose-5-phosphate synthase has protein sequence MLIQPGPLLSNVQNPSELKQLEQHQLTQLSAELREYITDHVSVFGGHFGASLGVVELTVALHYAFNTPSDQLIWDVGHQAYGHKILTGRREQFHTNRLYGGLSGFPKRKESEYDAFGVGHSSTSISAALGMAMANQYKEEDRHHIAVIGDGAMTGGLAFEAMNHAGVSNSNLLIVLNDNCMSIDPNVGALKDYLTDITTSHTYNKFRDEVWNILGKISKFGPNAQDIAAKVENSVKSFLLKQSNLFESLNLRYFGPVDGHDVNHLVDVFNHLKDIKGPKILHCVTVKGKGYKAAELNQTKWHAPGKFDKITGEIKKKVHTTPQAPKYQDVFGKTIVELAKQDEKIMGVTPAMPSGSSMNIMMKEMPDRAFDVGIAEQHAVTFSAGLATQGLIPFCNVYSTFMQRAYDQVIHDVCIQNLQVVFCMDRAGFAGADGPTHHGAYDIAYMRCVPNLVVSAPMNEAELRNLMYTATKFDGPFSIRYPRGQGVMPEWQTPMKEIQIGQGRVVQEGEDLAYLTIGHIGNYATEAIERLKEVGVSAGHYDMRFVKPLDEELLHKIFKRHNRIITVEDGCVMGGFGSAILEFMADHGYQAKVTRLGIPDRIVEHGEQLELHRECGFDPEGLYQEALKVVDFQTA, from the coding sequence ATGTTGATTCAACCCGGACCATTGTTGTCGAATGTTCAAAATCCATCGGAACTTAAACAACTCGAACAACACCAACTCACTCAACTTAGTGCCGAGCTACGAGAATACATCACCGATCATGTGTCTGTATTTGGAGGGCATTTTGGTGCCAGCCTGGGTGTAGTAGAACTGACGGTTGCCTTACATTATGCCTTCAACACTCCCTCGGATCAGTTGATTTGGGACGTAGGGCACCAGGCTTATGGTCATAAGATCCTGACCGGTAGAAGAGAGCAATTCCATACGAATCGACTGTATGGAGGGTTATCGGGCTTCCCCAAAAGAAAAGAAAGTGAATATGATGCCTTTGGTGTAGGACACTCCTCCACCTCCATTTCTGCTGCATTGGGAATGGCCATGGCTAATCAATATAAAGAAGAAGACAGACATCACATCGCCGTGATCGGTGATGGTGCCATGACCGGAGGATTGGCTTTTGAAGCCATGAATCATGCGGGTGTTTCAAACTCTAATTTGCTCATTGTCTTGAATGACAATTGCATGTCCATCGACCCGAATGTCGGCGCGCTTAAAGATTATCTGACCGATATCACCACTTCTCACACTTACAATAAGTTCAGGGATGAGGTATGGAATATTCTTGGGAAGATCAGCAAATTTGGCCCCAATGCGCAGGACATTGCCGCGAAAGTAGAAAACAGTGTCAAGTCCTTCTTATTGAAGCAGAGCAACCTGTTTGAATCACTGAACTTAAGATATTTTGGACCTGTCGATGGCCATGATGTGAACCATTTGGTAGACGTCTTCAATCACCTGAAAGACATCAAAGGGCCAAAAATCCTGCATTGTGTCACCGTAAAAGGGAAAGGATACAAAGCTGCGGAGCTCAACCAAACCAAGTGGCATGCACCAGGAAAGTTTGACAAGATCACTGGTGAGATCAAGAAAAAAGTTCACACCACGCCCCAGGCACCTAAGTATCAGGACGTATTTGGTAAGACGATCGTAGAACTTGCTAAACAGGATGAAAAGATCATGGGGGTTACACCCGCCATGCCGTCAGGTTCTTCCATGAACATCATGATGAAAGAAATGCCTGACCGTGCTTTCGATGTGGGGATAGCCGAGCAACATGCCGTTACGTTTTCGGCAGGATTGGCTACACAAGGCCTTATTCCTTTCTGCAATGTCTATAGTACATTCATGCAACGGGCCTACGATCAGGTGATCCATGATGTTTGTATTCAAAACTTGCAGGTGGTTTTCTGCATGGACCGGGCTGGATTTGCCGGAGCAGACGGCCCCACGCACCATGGAGCCTACGATATTGCCTACATGCGATGCGTTCCGAACCTGGTGGTTTCCGCACCTATGAATGAAGCGGAGTTACGTAACCTCATGTACACAGCCACCAAATTTGATGGTCCCTTCTCTATCCGCTACCCCAGAGGTCAGGGGGTGATGCCTGAATGGCAGACTCCTATGAAAGAAATTCAAATCGGACAGGGACGCGTGGTTCAGGAAGGAGAAGATTTGGCCTATTTGACCATCGGACACATTGGGAACTACGCAACAGAGGCCATAGAGCGACTGAAAGAAGTGGGTGTTTCCGCCGGACATTACGACATGCGATTTGTCAAGCCTCTGGACGAAGAACTACTTCATAAGATCTTCAAACGTCACAATCGTATCATTACGGTGGAAGATGGCTGTGTCATGGGAGGATTTGGTTCTGCTATTCTGGAATTCATGGCTGATCATGGCTATCAGGCCAAAGTAACTCGTCTGGGAATCCCTGATCGAATTGTCGAGCATGGAGAGCAGTTGGAGTTACATCGCGAATGTGGCTTTGATCCTGAAGGCTTGTATCAGGAAGCATTAAAGGTTGTCGATTTTCAGACAGCCTAG
- a CDS encoding segregation/condensation protein A: MSNTDEQEKFEIKLPLFEGPFDLLLFFIERDELDIYDIPISKITDDFLAYIHRLEEMNVEVASEFILVAATLMRIKSKMLLPRPVLDEDGNEVDPREELVKNLLEYKKYKSVVAELSKMESDRINMESRGNLMKEINSLSQLTNVESELQDLDLYKMMRVFQKVMAQYEIEKNKPTHKIVQYPYTIASQKEFVLGRVKVGQKLSFVDLIQEKPEKIYVIFSFLAILELIQLGKVLLVIGEGFNNFWVEGSASKEQEVSS; encoded by the coding sequence ATGAGTAATACAGACGAACAAGAAAAATTTGAAATTAAGCTGCCTTTATTTGAAGGCCCCTTCGACTTGTTGCTCTTTTTCATCGAAAGGGATGAGTTGGATATTTATGACATTCCAATATCGAAGATCACAGATGATTTTCTGGCTTATATCCATAGATTGGAGGAAATGAACGTAGAAGTGGCGAGTGAGTTCATTCTTGTGGCGGCCACCTTGATGCGTATAAAGTCAAAAATGCTACTTCCCAGGCCGGTACTGGATGAAGATGGCAATGAAGTAGATCCGCGGGAAGAGCTGGTGAAAAACCTGCTGGAATACAAGAAGTACAAGTCAGTAGTAGCCGAGCTATCAAAAATGGAATCCGACCGGATCAATATGGAGTCCAGAGGAAACCTGATGAAAGAAATCAATTCGCTTTCTCAGTTGACCAATGTAGAGTCTGAACTTCAGGACCTGGATCTATATAAGATGATGCGTGTCTTCCAGAAGGTGATGGCACAATATGAGATCGAGAAAAATAAGCCTACGCATAAGATAGTCCAGTATCCTTATACGATTGCTTCACAAAAGGAATTTGTATTGGGTAGAGTCAAGGTAGGTCAGAAACTGAGCTTCGTGGATTTGATTCAGGAAAAGCCAGAAAAGATCTACGTGATCTTTAGTTTCCTCGCGATACTCGAACTGATACAATTAGGAAAAGTTCTACTTGTGATTGGTGAAGGATTCAATAACTTCTGGGTAGAAGGATCCGCAAGTAAAGAACAAGAAGTAAGTTCTTGA
- a CDS encoding nucleoside-diphosphate kinase: MAGTTTFTMIKPDAFGAGNSGAILKMIEEAGFSIKAMKLTQLTTATAGAFYAVHKERPFYNDLVSYMSSGPIIAIVLDKANAVEDFRKLIGATNPADAEEGTIRKIFAKSIEANAIHGSDSDENAQIEASFFFSSLERV, from the coding sequence ATGGCAGGTACTACCACCTTTACAATGATCAAGCCGGACGCTTTTGGAGCAGGGAACTCAGGAGCGATCTTGAAAATGATTGAAGAAGCAGGTTTCTCCATCAAAGCGATGAAACTTACCCAGTTAACAACTGCAACTGCTGGTGCTTTCTACGCAGTACACAAAGAGCGACCTTTCTACAATGATTTGGTAAGCTACATGTCTTCAGGTCCAATCATCGCGATTGTACTTGATAAAGCAAATGCAGTGGAAGACTTCAGAAAGTTGATCGGAGCTACCAATCCTGCAGACGCAGAAGAAGGAACCATCAGAAAGATCTTTGCTAAGTCTATCGAAGCAAATGCGATCCACGGTTCTGATTCAGATGAAAACGCTCAAATCGAAGCGTCTTTCTTCTTTTCCAGCCTCGAAAGAGTCTAA
- a CDS encoding bifunctional oligoribonuclease/PAP phosphatase NrnA produces MFDIPGFKELIKSPKRIIITTHANPDADALGSSLGLYHLLQELGHEVRVITPTAYPQFLNWMPGQEDVTIYEKDIQGADDIINQAEIIFCLDFSSLNRIKKMESIVRSSDASKVLIDHHLDPEDFADFSLWDTGAAATAELIYDLILMLDMKDKITKDMAEVIYAGIMTDTGSFKHPSTTAKVHRTVAQLIDKGADVNKVNRSIYDTNSTNRLRFMGYAFLEKLVVRPELEVAYFVISAEEYKRFELKSGDTEGLVNYALSIDGIVMATIIIEYQEEVKLSFRSTGDYAVNSFASEHFSGGGHKNASGGISHIGLQKTVKKFEGLIETFTKSYLFAPNPV; encoded by the coding sequence ATGTTTGACATCCCAGGTTTCAAGGAACTCATCAAATCCCCCAAGCGTATTATCATCACCACCCATGCCAATCCAGATGCGGATGCATTAGGGTCTTCTCTTGGATTGTATCATTTACTCCAGGAATTGGGTCATGAGGTTAGGGTGATTACGCCTACTGCTTATCCTCAATTCCTAAATTGGATGCCAGGACAAGAAGACGTGACTATATACGAAAAGGATATACAGGGTGCTGACGATATAATCAATCAGGCTGAAATCATTTTTTGTCTCGATTTTTCGTCTTTGAATCGCATTAAGAAGATGGAATCGATTGTCAGATCATCTGATGCGTCGAAAGTACTGATCGATCACCACCTTGATCCCGAAGATTTCGCTGACTTTTCATTGTGGGATACGGGCGCTGCGGCAACTGCTGAGCTCATCTATGATCTGATCCTGATGCTAGACATGAAGGATAAAATCACCAAAGACATGGCCGAGGTGATCTATGCGGGCATTATGACCGACACGGGTTCATTCAAGCACCCCTCTACCACTGCAAAAGTTCATAGAACGGTAGCGCAACTCATCGACAAAGGCGCAGATGTGAATAAAGTCAATCGTAGTATCTACGATACAAATTCTACCAACCGCCTGCGCTTTATGGGCTATGCTTTCCTTGAAAAACTAGTTGTTAGACCAGAACTGGAAGTCGCATATTTCGTGATCAGTGCGGAGGAGTACAAGCGATTTGAGTTGAAATCCGGAGATACCGAAGGGCTCGTCAATTACGCTTTATCCATTGATGGCATTGTGATGGCCACGATCATTATTGAATATCAGGAAGAAGTAAAACTTTCTTTCAGGTCCACCGGAGATTATGCGGTCAATTCTTTCGCCAGTGAACACTTTAGTGGCGGCGGGCACAAGAACGCTTCCGGAGGCATATCACACATTGGTTTGCAAAAAACCGTTAAAAAATTTGAGGGACTGATTGAGACTTTCACAAAATCCTATTTATTCGCTCCAAATCCGGTATGA
- a CDS encoding FKBP-type peptidyl-prolyl cis-trans isomerase produces the protein MKRFLFLAVALTIILGACSQSGDKSDLGTEVTFVTRGEGDKLISGQIITMTMWYGIDGETIRESNGNTLPYQYYEDTLNINGEFASVLELLSVGDSVRFTVPAKDLFEKTFRQPLPDTIAADKGIEWALSVEEQFTLEEYEVVARQKASEAANKLLAEETAAFEAYFASENINTVKTESGLQYVITERGNGPIPEVGQRITAKYKGMYFNNMENVFDQGEYTFPLGQRNVIPGWDEGFTYFPVGSKGVLYIPSELAYGPSGRRPIGPNEPLVFEVELLEIVE, from the coding sequence ATGAAACGATTCTTATTCTTAGCTGTCGCCCTTACAATCATCCTGGGTGCCTGTTCACAAAGTGGAGACAAATCTGATCTGGGGACAGAGGTGACTTTCGTGACTCGTGGTGAAGGCGATAAACTGATCAGCGGACAAATCATTACGATGACTATGTGGTATGGTATAGATGGTGAAACCATTCGAGAATCCAATGGAAATACCTTGCCCTATCAATATTATGAGGATACGCTCAATATCAATGGAGAATTTGCCAGTGTGCTTGAATTACTTTCCGTAGGGGATAGTGTCCGGTTTACTGTTCCAGCAAAGGACCTGTTCGAGAAAACTTTCCGGCAACCATTGCCGGATACTATTGCTGCTGACAAGGGCATTGAGTGGGCATTGAGTGTTGAAGAGCAATTTACGCTAGAAGAGTATGAAGTGGTTGCCCGACAAAAAGCAAGTGAAGCAGCCAATAAACTTTTAGCTGAGGAAACTGCTGCATTCGAAGCATATTTTGCTTCAGAGAACATAAATACAGTAAAAACAGAGTCTGGTTTGCAATACGTGATTACCGAAAGAGGAAATGGGCCTATACCTGAGGTTGGTCAGCGCATCACGGCGAAATACAAAGGCATGTATTTTAATAACATGGAAAATGTATTTGATCAGGGAGAATATACGTTTCCTTTAGGACAAAGGAATGTAATACCTGGTTGGGATGAAGGGTTCACCTATTTTCCTGTAGGATCTAAAGGCGTATTGTACATTCCAAGTGAGTTGGCTTATGGGCCTTCAGGGCGTAGGCCTATTGGTCCAAATGAGCCATTGGTGTTTGAAGTGGAGTTATTGGAGATTGTCGAATAA
- the rdgB gene encoding RdgB/HAM1 family non-canonical purine NTP pyrophosphatase: protein METLIIATHNAGKAAEINRLLEGKYEVKSLKDLGYHEEIVEDGDSFKANALIKARTIFEKFGKPCFADDSGLEVDALDGAPGVYSARFAGEPSDDTANNQLLLEKLEGNSDRHAQFRTVIAYIDGGGKEQFFTGIARGSLLTSLTGDQGFGYDPLFLPEGETRTFAQMSKDEKNRISHRGIAINHLISYLANQ, encoded by the coding sequence GTGGAAACGTTGATCATTGCCACACATAATGCGGGCAAAGCTGCTGAGATCAATAGGTTGCTCGAGGGCAAGTATGAGGTGAAGTCGCTTAAGGATCTTGGTTATCATGAAGAGATCGTGGAAGATGGAGACAGCTTCAAGGCCAATGCACTGATCAAAGCACGAACCATTTTCGAAAAGTTTGGGAAGCCTTGTTTTGCAGATGATTCGGGTCTGGAAGTAGATGCCCTCGATGGGGCTCCTGGCGTATATTCGGCTCGATTTGCCGGTGAACCTTCCGATGATACGGCCAATAATCAGCTCTTGCTTGAAAAGCTGGAAGGTAATAGTGATCGACACGCCCAGTTCAGAACGGTCATCGCGTATATCGATGGAGGTGGAAAAGAACAATTCTTTACCGGTATTGCAAGGGGCTCATTGCTTACATCGCTTACCGGAGATCAGGGTTTTGGTTATGACCCATTGTTCCTTCCCGAAGGAGAAACCCGCACATTTGCACAAATGAGCAAGGACGAAAAGAATCGAATATCCCATCGGGGTATCGCGATTAACCATTTGATTTCATACCTTGCCAATCAATAG
- a CDS encoding uridine kinase, translating into MNQPYIIGVSGGSGSGKSLFCSHLKDRFPTESIDIFALDNYYLPYEEQPKDDNGDANFDTPKSFDLKQLKQDLAQIRSGENVEVEKYEYNIDRGAAKPMVTVRAAPIILFEGIFSCYFEELTDLIDLKVYVDAPLWLMLKRRIQRDEVERGYGNLEETLERYQNHVAPAFEHYIEPLRYQADLVVPNFNHFDRALNVLESFLKHKIR; encoded by the coding sequence GTGAATCAACCTTACATCATTGGCGTATCCGGCGGATCAGGATCTGGAAAAAGTCTTTTCTGCAGCCATTTAAAGGACCGTTTTCCTACGGAATCCATTGATATTTTCGCACTTGACAATTATTATCTTCCTTATGAAGAACAACCGAAGGACGATAATGGAGATGCGAATTTCGATACCCCGAAATCCTTTGATTTGAAACAGCTCAAGCAGGATTTGGCTCAAATCAGATCAGGAGAAAATGTGGAGGTAGAGAAATATGAATACAACATTGATCGTGGGGCTGCAAAGCCAATGGTTACCGTACGTGCGGCACCTATCATATTGTTTGAAGGAATTTTCTCTTGTTATTTCGAAGAATTGACTGATCTGATCGATCTGAAAGTTTATGTAGATGCGCCACTTTGGCTGATGCTTAAGAGGAGGATTCAACGCGATGAGGTGGAACGTGGCTATGGCAATCTGGAAGAGACCCTCGAACGTTATCAAAATCACGTCGCACCAGCGTTTGAACACTACATTGAACCCTTGAGGTATCAGGCGGATTTAGTGGTCCCGAACTTCAATCACTTCGATCGCGCCCTCAATGTGCTCGAGTCATTTTTGAAACATAAGATCCGCTAA
- the secDF gene encoding protein translocase subunit SecDF, protein MKNKGFVVFLTILISLLCVYYLSFTFVAQSIQKDATASATDNNGNVAFAEKQRYLDSVWNEPVYNLLNIEYTYEDIKETELNLGLDLQGGMYVVLEVSPVDILKGLSGNNPDATFQQALTDAKRNIRGTQINYVDEFYRVFQELSPGTSLSSMFSTAANRGRISGNSSDGEILEIINTEVDGAIDRSFEILRTRVDRFGTSQPSIQRLQGTNRIQIELPGVDNPERVRKLLQGVAKLEFWEVYEFNEITDVLSRINSLIVAERQAAGISGSDLDTEDAASANDDLSALLTDEGDSDSSALADGDSSTINEDSLNLANQTSEIFSLMQSQYGALTYFQKDTAKINRILQRDDVKALIPPTMKFLWEVKAKRLGDDFNDDKVLELYVIKQSRSGRAPLTGETVTDARQDLDEYSRPAISMQMNANGARTWKRLTAANIGRRIAIVLDDYVYSAPGVQGEIPNGNSSISGNFTIEEAQDLANILKAGALPAPTTIVEDAVIGPTLGKVAQKQGINSIVAGLIVVIIFMVIYYAKGGLIANVALFFNIFFILGILAQLSASFTLPGAAGIVLTIGMAIDANVLIFERIKEERRNSAGWKQAISSGYKKAYWSIFDANVTTFITGLLLYVLGQGPVKGFAITLMIGIVCSFFSAVFITRVIVEAFSKKGDKSTISFANAFSRNALTQLNFNFLGKRKFAYLFSMIFIGIGIVAMLTKGLTLGVDFQGGRSYVVSFNQPVVPSELKVGLQSAFDNQGTEVKTFGANNVLKVTTTYQIDDESDAADEQVRAALISGIESFTGQQYSSKDDGVDDTHFTISSSSKVSATIADDIKNSSYKSGLFALICIFLYIFVRFRKWQFGVGAIIALFHDTMFVLSAFAIANVLGISFEADQVFVAAILTIIGYSINDTVVVFDRIRENLATKTGSELQAVFNESLNNTISRTLITSVTTLIVVIILFIFGGAALASFSFAMIIGILIGTYSSIYIATPIAMDLSVKKGIS, encoded by the coding sequence ATGAAAAATAAAGGTTTTGTGGTCTTTTTGACCATATTGATCTCGCTTTTATGCGTGTATTATTTGTCGTTCACTTTTGTGGCACAGTCCATCCAAAAGGATGCAACTGCGAGTGCTACTGATAATAACGGCAATGTAGCATTTGCCGAAAAACAACGCTACCTCGATTCTGTATGGAACGAGCCCGTATACAATCTCCTGAATATTGAATATACCTATGAAGACATCAAAGAAACCGAACTTAACCTCGGTCTTGACCTTCAGGGTGGGATGTATGTGGTACTGGAAGTTTCTCCGGTCGATATCCTCAAAGGGTTGAGTGGAAACAATCCAGATGCTACGTTCCAACAAGCATTGACCGATGCGAAAAGAAACATTCGCGGAACTCAAATCAATTACGTAGATGAATTTTACCGGGTATTTCAGGAGCTTTCTCCTGGGACGAGCCTTTCAAGTATGTTCTCTACAGCCGCTAACCGAGGTAGAATCAGTGGCAACAGTTCTGATGGCGAAATTCTGGAGATCATCAATACTGAGGTTGATGGCGCTATTGATCGTTCATTCGAGATCCTGAGAACCAGGGTTGACCGTTTCGGTACTTCACAGCCTTCTATCCAGAGATTGCAGGGAACCAACCGTATCCAGATTGAGCTACCTGGTGTAGATAACCCGGAGCGAGTTAGAAAACTGTTGCAAGGTGTAGCAAAGCTTGAGTTTTGGGAAGTATACGAGTTCAATGAGATCACCGATGTGCTGTCAAGAATCAATTCACTCATTGTTGCGGAACGTCAGGCTGCTGGCATTAGTGGTAGCGATCTGGATACAGAGGATGCGGCAAGTGCCAATGATGATCTTTCTGCCTTGCTTACGGACGAGGGAGATAGTGATTCTTCAGCACTGGCAGATGGTGATTCTTCTACCATCAATGAGGATTCTTTGAACCTGGCTAATCAGACTTCTGAAATTTTCAGCCTGATGCAGAGTCAGTATGGCGCGCTGACCTACTTCCAAAAGGATACGGCTAAGATCAACCGTATTTTGCAACGTGATGACGTGAAGGCCTTGATCCCTCCAACGATGAAATTCCTTTGGGAAGTGAAAGCCAAGCGCTTGGGAGATGATTTCAATGATGATAAAGTACTGGAGCTTTATGTGATCAAGCAATCTCGTTCCGGTCGAGCACCCCTTACTGGTGAAACCGTCACAGATGCGAGACAAGACCTGGATGAGTATTCCAGACCTGCTATTTCAATGCAAATGAATGCCAATGGGGCCAGAACCTGGAAGCGATTGACTGCTGCCAACATTGGTAGAAGAATCGCAATTGTATTGGATGATTATGTGTATTCCGCTCCAGGCGTACAAGGTGAAATCCCTAATGGAAACTCTTCTATCTCCGGAAACTTCACCATCGAAGAAGCACAAGACTTGGCCAACATTTTGAAGGCTGGTGCGCTTCCAGCTCCAACCACCATCGTAGAAGATGCAGTGATCGGACCTACACTGGGTAAAGTGGCCCAAAAGCAAGGAATTAATTCCATTGTTGCCGGACTTATTGTTGTGATCATCTTCATGGTGATCTATTATGCCAAAGGAGGATTGATTGCCAATGTGGCCTTGTTCTTCAACATCTTCTTCATTCTTGGAATTTTGGCCCAGTTGAGTGCATCCTTTACGCTGCCTGGTGCAGCAGGTATTGTACTGACTATTGGTATGGCGATTGATGCCAACGTACTGATCTTTGAAAGGATCAAAGAAGAGCGTAGAAATAGTGCAGGCTGGAAACAAGCCATCAGCTCTGGATACAAAAAGGCATATTGGTCTATTTTCGATGCGAACGTAACGACATTCATTACAGGTCTCCTGCTTTATGTTTTGGGACAAGGTCCGGTGAAAGGTTTTGCAATCACATTGATGATCGGTATCGTATGTTCATTCTTTAGTGCGGTATTCATTACCCGTGTAATTGTAGAAGCATTCTCTAAGAAAGGAGATAAGAGCACCATCTCATTTGCCAATGCTTTCTCGAGAAATGCACTGACCCAATTGAACTTCAACTTCCTGGGCAAGAGAAAGTTTGCTTACCTGTTTAGTATGATCTTCATCGGAATCGGTATCGTTGCCATGCTGACTAAAGGATTGACTTTAGGTGTAGATTTCCAGGGAGGACGTTCTTATGTAGTTTCTTTCAATCAGCCAGTGGTGCCTTCAGAATTGAAAGTGGGACTTCAGAGTGCATTCGATAACCAGGGAACGGAAGTCAAGACTTTCGGAGCGAACAACGTACTAAAAGTAACTACAACCTATCAGATCGATGATGAATCCGATGCTGCTGATGAGCAAGTAAGAGCGGCCTTGATCAGCGGAATTGAGTCATTCACCGGTCAACAATATAGTTCGAAAGATGATGGTGTAGACGATACGCACTTTACCATTTCAAGTTCTTCTAAGGTGAGTGCGACCATTGCGGATGACATCAAGAATTCATCTTATAAATCCGGGCTTTTCGCCTTGATCTGTATATTCCTTTACATTTTCGTTCGATTCCGCAAGTGGCAGTTTGGCGTGGGTGCAATCATCGCCCTTTTCCACGATACCATGTTTGTCCTTTCGGCTTTTGCAATCGCGAATGTGTTGGGTATCTCTTTCGAAGCAGATCAGGTATTTGTCGCGGCGATCCTGACCATCATCGGTTATTCGATCAACGATACGGTGGTAGTGTTTGACCGTATTCGTGAAAACCTGGCCACTAAGACAGGTTCAGAGCTTCAGGCGGTTTTCAATGAGTCCTTGAACAATACGATTTCACGTACCTTGATCACGTCTGTAACCACGTTGATCGTGGTGATCATTTTGTTTATTTTCGGAGGTGCTGCTCTGGCTTCATTCTCCTTTGCAATGATCATCGGTATCCTGATCGGTACCTACTCATCTATTTACATTGCTACTCCGATAGCTATGGATTTGAGTGTGAAAAAAGGAATATCATAA
- a CDS encoding SRPBCC domain-containing protein, with translation MEFTIETTIPAPPGKVYLAWLDSDQHSSMTGGSALITEDEGDKFSTWDGYIWGTNMELKPGEYIKQTWRTSEFADDQPHSIVEIYFEEDDEGTTLLKIHHSQLTEEDIKYKQGWEDHYFTPMHEYFSSI, from the coding sequence ATGGAATTCACGATAGAAACGACCATTCCCGCTCCTCCCGGAAAAGTATACTTAGCTTGGTTGGACAGTGACCAGCATAGTTCAATGACCGGAGGTAGCGCCTTGATCACCGAAGATGAGGGAGATAAATTTTCGACCTGGGACGGATATATCTGGGGAACCAACATGGAACTCAAGCCCGGAGAATACATCAAACAGACCTGGCGAACCAGTGAGTTTGCAGATGATCAGCCCCATTCCATTGTAGAGATCTACTTTGAAGAGGATGATGAAGGCACCACGCTATTGAAGATCCACCATTCTCAACTCACCGAGGAGGACATCAAATACAAGCAAGGTTGGGAGGATCATTATTTCACGCCCATGCATGAATATTTTTCTAGTATATAG